In Oncorhynchus masou masou isolate Uvic2021 chromosome 10, UVic_Omas_1.1, whole genome shotgun sequence, a single genomic region encodes these proteins:
- the LOC135547774 gene encoding uncharacterized protein LOC135547774 — MVHYLLLQSQGQVPPHVTTEHMSNWLVSQSKKSLRERVWKETLQEGNNLAQLAWEVNTCLKMMNIEHEAFCKLRRSMHPTSPADIDPKVHSIVERAVRSILGEQSNEPHSNLLSPSQVVVEVVPRLLLALWLQPEEGHSEHPILISGMAVGMVAAVVEKLSCMLKDPSPHIPFSRAAAFDSVQSILGRISQSFSTDDLQSPFYMSSVCAFVADEVQSCFQPPAATLPVPPVLAVAVSTTLPADIQADPASSHLEVVDITPNREADQDSSHLEVVDITPNREADQASSHLEVVDITPNTEADPASSPEC, encoded by the exons ATGGTCCACTATCTGCTGCTCCAGAGTCAAGGCCAGGTCCCGCCCCATGTCACCACAGAGCACATGAGCAACTGGCTGGTGTCTCAGAGCAAAAAATCCCTTAGGGAGAG GGTGTGGAAGGAAACCCTGCAGGAAGGAAACAACCTCGCTCAGCTG GCCTGGGAAGTAAACACTTGCCTAAAAATGATGAACATAGAGCATGAGGCTTTCTGCAAGCTCCGCCGCTCCATGCACCCCACCTCGCCAGCTGACAT CGATCCTAAGGTCCACAGCATCGTGGAAAGAGCTGTGAGGAGCATTCTGGGCGAGCAGTCCAATGAGCCCCATAGCAACCTGCTCAGCCCATctcaggtggtggtggaggtggtgcccAGGCTCCTCCTGGCCCTGTGGCTTCAGCCAGAGGAAGGCCATTCAGAGCACCCAATCCTAATAAGCGGGATGGCCGTGGGCATGGTGGCGGCCGTAGTGGAGAAGCTATCCTGCATGTTAAAGGACCCTTCCCCTCACATCCCTTTCTCCAGGGCTGCTGCTTTTGACTCTGTGCAGTCGATCCTCGGGAGAATCAGTCAGTCCTTCTCCACCGATGACCTGCAGAGCCCTTTTTATATGAGCTCTGTCTGTGCCTTTGTGGCGGACGAGGTGCAGAGCTGCTTCCAGCCCCCTGCAGCCACCCTACCAGTTCCCCCTGTCCTCGCGGTGGCCGtttccaccacactaccagctgACATCCAAGCAG ACCCGGCTTcttcccacctggaggttgtggaCATCACCCCTAACAGAGAGGCAGATCAGGATTcttcccacctggaggttgtggaCATCACCCCTAACAGAGAGGCAGATCAGGCTTcttcccacctggaggttgtggacatcacccctaacacagaggcagatccggCTTCTTCCCCTGAATGTTGA